In one Rhodococcus sp. B50 genomic region, the following are encoded:
- a CDS encoding 2-hydroxymuconic semialdehyde dehydrogenase, translating to MKPIQDGWIRNFVDGEFVEPDSRRGFDQIDPSTGRIVARVHEADRPLVDRAVTAARHALDSGWADTPVRERTALLRRVADRIEERFDEFVAAEMTDTGKPLTQARELDVTRAIVNFRTFADIVAAAGQESFLTDLAGGRQALNYAVRKPLGVVAVIVPWNLPLLLLTWKVAPALACGNAIVVKPSEETPSTATLLAEVLAEAGLPAGAYNVVHGFGADSAGEYLTTHPGIDGVTFTGSSTTGAHVMKTVAPRVRPVSFELGGKNAAIVFDDVNIDEAVTGLAKSIFTNTGQVCLCTERVYVHRAIFDDIAAGLAERAESLRLGDPNDPNTTTGPLISQGHRDKVLGYLRLAEESGAKVLTGGSIPELGPDLDGGSWIEPTLWTGLTNTDRILREEIFGPVAALVPFDTEDEAIALANDTEYGLASAVWTNDLRRGHRVAQKMHVGISWVNTWFTRELRSPFGGMGLSGIGREGGESSLHFYSEPTNVCVQL from the coding sequence ATGAAACCCATCCAGGACGGTTGGATTCGCAATTTCGTCGACGGCGAATTCGTCGAACCCGATTCCCGACGCGGGTTCGATCAGATCGACCCCTCGACGGGCCGGATCGTCGCCCGAGTCCACGAAGCAGACCGCCCTCTCGTCGACCGTGCGGTCACCGCGGCGCGCCACGCACTGGACAGCGGCTGGGCCGACACTCCCGTACGAGAGCGCACCGCGCTGCTACGTCGAGTCGCCGATCGGATCGAAGAACGGTTCGACGAGTTCGTCGCCGCCGAAATGACCGATACCGGAAAGCCTCTCACCCAGGCCCGAGAACTGGACGTCACTCGGGCGATCGTGAATTTCCGCACCTTCGCCGACATCGTCGCAGCCGCCGGACAGGAGTCCTTCCTCACCGATCTTGCAGGCGGAAGACAAGCCCTCAATTACGCTGTCCGCAAGCCGCTCGGCGTCGTGGCCGTAATCGTGCCGTGGAATCTCCCACTGCTCCTGCTGACGTGGAAGGTCGCACCCGCACTCGCATGCGGCAATGCGATCGTGGTCAAACCGAGCGAGGAGACCCCCTCGACAGCAACGCTTCTCGCCGAGGTACTTGCCGAAGCCGGCCTGCCCGCCGGTGCCTACAACGTCGTGCACGGCTTCGGCGCCGACTCGGCGGGTGAATATCTGACCACCCATCCGGGTATCGACGGTGTCACCTTCACCGGATCGTCAACGACCGGTGCCCACGTGATGAAAACGGTCGCACCCCGAGTTCGTCCGGTCTCGTTCGAACTCGGCGGGAAGAACGCCGCAATCGTATTCGACGATGTGAACATCGACGAAGCAGTGACCGGGCTGGCAAAGTCGATCTTCACCAATACCGGTCAGGTGTGTCTGTGCACCGAGAGGGTGTACGTCCACCGGGCGATCTTCGACGACATCGCGGCCGGACTCGCCGAGCGCGCCGAGAGCCTTCGACTCGGCGACCCCAACGATCCGAACACGACGACCGGTCCGCTGATCTCCCAGGGGCACCGGGACAAGGTCCTCGGGTATCTCCGGCTCGCCGAGGAATCCGGAGCGAAGGTACTGACCGGGGGCAGCATTCCCGAGCTCGGACCGGACCTCGACGGCGGATCCTGGATCGAACCGACACTGTGGACCGGGCTGACGAACACCGACCGCATACTCCGAGAAGAGATTTTCGGTCCCGTGGCAGCACTCGTACCGTTCGACACCGAAGACGAAGCGATCGCACTCGCGAACGACACGGAATACGGGCTCGCATCAGCCGTGTGGACGAACGACCTCCGTCGAGGCCACCGCGTCGCCCAGAAGATGCACGTGGGCATCTCGTGGGTCAACACCTGGTTCACCCGCGAACTTCGATCTCCGTTCGGCGGGATGGGACTCTCGGGGATCGGACGAGAAGGGGGGGAGTCCTCACTCCACTTCTATTCCGAACCGACCAACGTTTGCGTGCAACTGTGA